The proteins below are encoded in one region of Hordeum vulgare subsp. vulgare chromosome 3H, MorexV3_pseudomolecules_assembly, whole genome shotgun sequence:
- the LOC123442595 gene encoding non-specific lipid-transfer protein 4.1-like, translated as MARAAATQLVLVALVAAMLLVAADAAISCGQVSSALSPCISYARGNGAKPPAACCSGVKRLAGAAQSTADKQAACKCIKSAAGGLNAGKAAGIPSMCGVSVPYAISASVDCSKIR; from the coding sequence ATGGCTCGCGCTGCAGCTACTCAGCTCGTGCTGGTCGCCCTGGTGGCCGCCATGCTCCTCGTAGCCGCCGACGCGGCCATCTCCTGCGGTCAGGTGAGCTCTGCCTTGAGCCCCTGCATCTCCTATGcccgcggcaacggcgccaaaccgCCTGCGGCCTGCTGCAGCGGCGTCAAGAGACTGGCCGGCGCTGCCCAGAGCACCGCTGACAAGCAAGCGGCGTGCAAGTGCATCAAGAGCGCTGCGGGTGGGCTTAACGCTGGCAAGGCCGCCGGCATCCCCTCCATGTGCGGCGTCAGCGTCCCCTACGCCATCAGCGCTTCCGTCGACTGCTCTAAGATTCGCTGA